A stretch of the Erinaceus europaeus chromosome 1, mEriEur2.1, whole genome shotgun sequence genome encodes the following:
- the LOC103120450 gene encoding enhancer of rudimentary homolog → MSHTILLVQPTKRPEGRTYADYESVNECMEGVRKMYEEHLKRMNPNSLSITYDISQLFDFIDDLADLSCLVYRADTQTYQPYNKDWIKGKIYMLLPRQA, encoded by the coding sequence ATGTCTCACACCATTTTGTTGGTACAGCCTACCAAGAGGCCAGAAGGTAGAACTTATGCAGACTACGAGTCTGTGAATGAATGCATGGAAGGTGTTCGTAAAATGTATGAAGAGCATCTGAAAAGAATGAATCCCAACAGTCTCTCTATCACATACGACATCAGTCAGttgtttgattttattgatgatcTAGCAGACCTAAGCTGTCTTGTTTACCGAGCTGATACCCAGACATACCAACCTTATAACAAAGACTGGATTAAAGGGAAGATCTACATGCTTCTTCCTCGACAGGCTTAA